GAAGATATGCCATAATCAAGGCAATAGTCTGCGGGTGTTCATTCTGAATAAAATTTAATAGTTGCGCCGGGTCAGTCTTGCGGGCGAAATCAAAGGGTCGAATTTGCAAACTGGTTGTTAAGCGGTTTATGATATTTACCGCTTTTTCCGCCCCTAAAGCCTTTTCCAATATTTCGCGGGCATAGTCAAGTCCACCGGTCGTGATATATTCTTTAGCCAAACACATTTGGTGAAACTCGTTTAGCACTTTATCCTTTACTTCCTGGGAAAGTTTTCGTTGGTTGGCTATCTCAAGGGTCAATTTTTCAATTTCCTCTTCACGCATGTGCTTAAGCACCTGGGCGGATATATCAGGTCCTAAAGCAATCAAAAGAATTGCCGCCTTCTGTTTGCCGGTCAATTCATTTGATTGATACATTATGTTACCCCCCATCTACTATTCCTCGGCCAGCCAAGCTTTTAAGAGCTGAGCAACTTCTTCCGGTCTGGATTTAGCTAATTTCTCGATGGATCGACGCGTCTCATCTCTTTCTTCTGATTGGGAAATAAACGCTTCATCTTCGGCCGCAGCCAACTCATCCAATGTCTGCGACTCGAAAGCCGCAGCTTTTGCTTCTTCTTTTTGACGACGTTGTACGTACAGTCGCAGTAAGTACAGAGCAACAAGGATGGCCAGCACAACCAAGCCTGCTTTTAACAAAAATGCTTGCTGTTGCTGTTTAGCCAGCTCTTCTTCGTCTTTTCGCTGCTTGTCCAATACATCGTTGCCGAAGGGGATGCTTTCCACAGCAATCGTATCGCCCCGGCTGGCATTAATGCCAATAGCAGACGCTACGGTTCTCGCAATGCTGTCCTGCTGCGGCCTTGGTACAGCGGTATCGACTAAAACGGCAACAGTAAGCCGTTTAATTGTTCCCGGGGCACTGACCACTTTTTCCTTAGTTTCATTAATTTCATAATTACGGGTAACTTCTTTTTTCTCATAATTGGATTGAGTATTATTGCTTGTTACATAGCCAGGAATATTTGTTGTCGTACCCGGCACTCCCCCCACCGGATTAGGAGTGGTTCCATTATAATTTTCAGCTAATTCCTGTGAGCTTCGTATAATGCCTTTGTCATCAACCACTGGCTCAAAAGTCTGTTTGTCAAAAGTACGCTGATCGAAATTCAATTCCACATTTACTCGCGCCGCCGACCGTCCAACCCCGATGGTTTGGTCCAGCAAAGACTGCACATTCTTTTGCAATTCATCTTGTATTTTTTTTGTCAAATCAAATTGGGTCAGCGTTTGCGGTCCGGCTGATTGCGGCGAATCGCCCTGGTCATTTAAAACTCTGGCATAATTGTCAACAACAGTAATGTTTTCCGGTTTCAGCCCCTGCACGCTGTGAGCAACCAAATTCACGATTCCCTTTATTTGATCATGAGTAAGTTGGGCCGAGGGGCGTAATTTTAACATAATAGAAGCGGTAGCGGGTTTTTCATTCTTTTTATACAGGCTGTCTTCAGGCATTACAATATGTACCCTAGCTTTCTCAACCTCGTCCATCTGCTCAATGGTCCGAGTCAACTCTCCCTGAATAGCCTGTAATAGATTGACTTTATTCTGAAATTCGGTAGCCCCAAACTTATTTTGGTCAAACAATTCGAATCCCTTATTTCCCCGCGGTAAACCTTGTCGGGCCAGTTCCAATCGAACCTTATGCACGTCTTTGGAGGAAACCAGAATGGCAGACCCATTATTCCCGATTTCATAAGGGATTTTCATTTCTTTTAGCTTAGCAGCGACTTCACCTGCATCCTTAGCGTCTAAATTAGTAAATAAGGGCACATTGTCAGGCCTGCCGCCCCACCAATAGCTCCAAACTAAAATCGCCAAAAAAATAAATACCGCTGAGCCAATGATAAAGTATCGCTGTTTTTTGCTTAGATTTTGCCACAGTCGCAGAGACTGTTCCTTCCACTCGGCCATGGTCTCCACCCTTTCAATTCAGGAAAAGTATCCAGAATAGTTGTGACTGTTTTGTTCGAGTAGGTATGTCGCGTAATTCAACAATTATCATACCTGCATTCTCATTACTTCCTGGTAAGCGTCAATTATCTTGCTGCGTACCTGCATGGTAAGTTGTAAAGCTACGGATGCCTTCTCGGCCGCAATTGTTACTTCTGAAATATCCTGAATTTTACCCAGGGCCAAATTCAAAGAGGCTTGTCGTGATTGCTGTTGCAAGTTATTAACTTCACTTAATGCTTCAGATAAGAATTGTGTAAATGGCTTTTCAGGTTTTTCTGTACTAACAGCAGTATTAATTTCGGGAGCAATTCTGCCGGTTACCGGTTGTAGCGCCAACTGCTCAATCCCCACTTAGTTCCCCCCTTATTTACCAATTTCCAAAGCCTTGGCAGCCATACTCTTGGCAGCATTAACGGTTGCAACATTCGCTTCATAAGCCCGCGTAGCGGTAATCATATCCACCATTTCTGCAACTATATTTACGTTCGGCATTTCTACATAACCATCACGGTTTGCATCAGGATGATTAGGATCAAAAACCAGTTTAGGCGGAGAATCATCTTTGCTAATTTCCACTACCCGTACGCCGGACCCTACTGTCTCCATGTTGTTAGATAACATCTCTCCAAATGACATCTGCCCCTCTCGCGGTTCGAAAACTACCATTTGCCGCCGGTAAGGCCCGCCGGCAGCAGTCCGAGTGGTATTAACGTTAGCAATATTGTTGGAAATAACATCCATTCGAAGACGCTCGGCAGTCATTCCGGATGCTGCGCAGTCAATAGCCCGGAACATATTCATTACTATCGCCTCCCTTCATTAATAGCCGATTTAATTCCGGAAAAATAGCGATTCATTTGCTGGGCTAAAGCGTCGTAATATATACTGTTCTTTGCAAGACTTGCCATTTCAATATCAATATCAACATTATTCCCGTCGTTTCTGAGTGATGTATTCGTTATTGTTTGAATTTCCGGCGCAATATCGGTACCTTGCAGTGGTAGAGGCAAGTGGCGTCCATTCGTTCTAACCAAAGGCAATTTCTTTTCATTATTCACACCGATTGCCTTATTCAGCTGATCTTCAAAACTAACCTCACTTTTCTTGAAACCCGGTGTATCCACATTCGCAATATTGTTACTAATAACCCGCTGACGGAATGATGACGCATTCAAAGCCTGCTCCAGCACTTTAACTTGAGTCGACCCTACAAGCGAATTTAGCACCTGCAAACCCCCCATAATTATCTCCCAGAATAATAACCAATTTTGTGGAATTATGATGTATTTTGTAAAATTCAATTCCAATCTTATGCATAGTTCTCCATTTCTCGCAAAAATCCTTTCTGATATTGTTATGTATTCATTAACTTGGCATAGGTCTTTTGTCTTATTTTGTTGTAATTCAACAAAAAACGGCCGTTTTTTTATAAACGGCCGCCAAATTTCGACAAAAATTGTTGCTTGCTTGTCATTTATTGTTGTTTTTGAGCTTCTTAAGCTCATCAAGCAAACGCTCGTTCAACACCTTTATATACGTGCCTTTCATCCCCAAGGATTTAGACTCAATGACACCGGCACTTTCAAATTTCCGTAAAGCATTTACGATTACAGAACGGGTTATACCGACCCGATCGGCAATCTTACTTGCAACAAGCAGCCCTTCATTGCCTTCCAGTTCACTTAGTATATGCATCACAGCTTCCAGCTCGGAATAAGACAAAGTCCCCAAAGCAACTTGTACGGTAGCTTTCTTACGAGCCTCTTCCTCAATCTTTCCACTGCGGTCTCTTAATATTTCCATCCCGACGACAGTTGCCCCGTATTCTGCCAGGATTAAGTCATCATCTGTAAATTGATTATGAAATTTGGCCACGATCAAGGTGGCAATTCTCTCGCCAACCCCATGAATTGGCACAATTGTAGTAAATTTGTCATTGAACAGGCATTGAACGCCACTGCTAAAAGTGCACTCCCCAGCTTCAAGAGGAAGATTGGGAGACGTCTGATCAATTTTTAGCAACCATTCTACATAACGTTCAGGAAACAGACCTTTTTGCAATACCTTATCTTTCATGACATCACATTCAAAATCATCGAGAAGAGCATAGCCTAATATAGTTCCATCCTTGTTTACAATATAAACGTTTGCGGCCATAACATCGCTTAGTACGTGAGAAATCTCGCCATATTCCACATTCTCCGACTTTTGAAGCAGTTTGTTAATCGCACGAGTACGTTCCAATAACAACGACATTTAATTCCCGCCTTTCGACATCAATCTCATAATATAAAATGACTTAAGTCTTGGTTCACAACAATAGGATCCAATTTTTGTTTTACATATAACCGATCAATTGTTACCGTTTTTTCCTTTACATCGGGCGCCTCATACGCCAGATCTTCCAATAATTTTTCCAATATGGTATGTAGCCTTCGAGCGCCGATATTTTCTGTTTGAGCATTTACCTTAGATGCCGTCTCAGCCAATTCATCGATAGCATCCTCGGAAAATGAAATTGCTATCCCTTCTGTTTCCAAAAGGCTTACATACTGCTTAATTAAGGCATTTGCAGGTTCTGTCAGTATTTGTTTAAAATCTTCTTTCGATAGGTTGGTTAATTCGACCCGAATCGGAAATCTTCCTTGAAGCTCAGGTATAAGATCAGATGGCTTAGATACATGGAAAGCTCCCGCCGCGATAAACAATATATGGTCCGTTTTTACAGGACCGTATTTTGTCACCACAGTTGACCCTTCGACTATCGGCAGAATATCACGCTGTACACCCTCCCGCGAAACATCAGGGCCTGAAGAATGTCCTCGTCCTGCTATTTTATCAATTTCATCAAGAAAAATTATACCAGAGTTTTCAGCTATAGCGACAGCTTGCATAGTCACTTCATCCATGTCAATAAGTTTTTGAGCTTCTTCCTGGATAAAGATTTTACGCGCATTTGCCACACTTACTTTTCGCCTTTTTTGTTTCTTGGGTAACAAATTCCCTAACATGTCCTGAATATTGATACCCATCTCCTCAATGCCCGAGCCGGCAAACATCCCCATAACAGGTTGCGAATTATCCTCAACCGTTATTTCAATCAGTTCCTCCTCCAATTCACCGCTCTCAAGACGTGTTCTCCACCATTTACGTCCCGTTTCAAGGGCGGGTTCTTCTTCAGAGCCTTCCTGTTTGGACGGATTAGCTGCTGTGCCGCCGGCAAACAGAATCTCAAAAGGATTCCGCGGACTTTCTTTTTTGCCAGACGGCACAAAATACTCAACTATACGCTCGTTAGCAAGCTCTCTTGCCTTATCCATAACCTCCGTCATTTTATCCTGTTTTACCATACGAATAGAAGTTTCAACCAGATCACGAACCATAGATTCGACATCACGGCCAACATAACCAATTTCAGTAAATTTAGTAGCTTCAACTTTCACAAAGGGAGCATTGACCAGCTTTGCTAAACGCCTGGCAATTTCTGTCTTACCTACTCCGGTAGGTCCTATCATTAATATATTTTTGGGAATAATTTCTTCCTTTATCGCATCAGGAAGTCTTTTACTCCGCCATCGATTCCTTAATGCTATAGCCACCGATTTTTTAGCTTGCCGCTGACCGATAATAAACTTGTCAAGTTCGGCAACGATTTGTTTAGGCGTTAGTTCTTGCAAACTCATCCCCCCTAAAAATTCAAAGTTCTTCCACAGTAATATGGTTGTTAGTGTACACGCAGATTCCGGCAGCAATTTCCAGTGCGTTATAGACAATCTCCGCCACTGTCAGTGTTGAATATTTTAATAAGGCCCGGGCTGCCGCCAGTGCATATGGTCCTCCCGAACCGATGGCGGTTATGCCGTCGTCGGGCTCTATGACCTCGCCATTTCCTGAGATGATCAGTAAATGCTCCGAATCTACAACAATCAATAAAGCTTCCAGCCTTCTTAAAACCCGATCCATCCGCCACTCTTTCGCCAGCTCAACAGCAGCGCGCATCATATTTCCATTATATTCATCGAGCTTTCCCTCAAATTTAGTAAACAATGTAAAAGCGTCAGCTACAGATCCGGCAAATCCTGCCAAAACTTTCCCATTATAAAGACGGCGAACTTTTTTTGCATTATGTTTCATAACAGTGTTACCACCAAAGGTAACCTGTCCGTCGCCGCCAATGGCGGTTCGTCCCTCGTGCCGAACCGCAACAATCGTAGTTGCGTGAAACATGGTAACACCTCCGTTTCAGAATTTTCATGCCCGTGGGTGAGCTCCTTTATACGCAGCTTTTAATCTTGCAGTTGTAACGTGGGTGTAAAGTTGAGTGGTTGAAAGATTCACATGGCCCAGTAATTCTTGGACAGTCCTTAAATCAGCCCCGTTGTCAAGCAGGTGTGTTGCAAAGGTATGGCGAATGGTATGCGGACTTACTTTTTTGGCTATAGCCAATATATGGACATATTTCGAAACTATCCTTCTTATACTCCGATCTGTCAATGCTCCTCCCTTATTATTCACAAAAAAAGTATCATGCTCGCGAATAGACGTCAAATTTCTATTGCAGTAAAAATGCGGGCGGGATTGGAGTAAATATTGCTCCAGAGCTGCCGCGGCCGATCTTCCCATTAAAACGATACGTTCTTTTGATCCTTTGCCCGAGACCAGAACACAGCGGCTAACTAAATCGACGTCCTTTAAAGTAAGTCCGGCAACTTCACTTACCCGAACACCGGTTGCATACAAAAATTCCAGTAAAGCCTTGTCACGAATGCCGAATGGGTCCCCGGCCGGTAATTGAAGTAAATCTTCCATTTCTATTGCATCTAAAAATTCCGGCAGTTTTTTTTCTAGCTTCGGAGTACGTATCGAATTACATGGGTTTTCTATGAGAATGTTTTCTCGGCACAGGTAGCGAAAAAAAGATCTTAAAGCTGCAATCTTCCGCATTATAGTAGATCTGGCGTAGTTTTCGCCTTTCAGATTCGCCAGGTAACTTCGGATATGTATAGGAGAAATGTCAGGAAAAAGAAGATATGCAGTACTACCCGATGTTTCGGCAAAGGTAAGGAAATGCAGCAAGTCTGCTTGGTAATTTTTTACAGTATGAGGTGATGCGTTTTTTTCAACTTTTAAATAAAAAATAAATTTATCCAATAACCTATATGCTTGTTCCAGTTTATCAGAATTAGTCATAGCTTCCTGCCCAAAACAAAATTTAAATTTTTAAAATTTTGTTAAATTTTTATCCATAAGAATTAATTACTAATACAATACCACTAGCACAACACAATACTAACACAATAGGATAAATTGCGCAACCAATATTGTCATATTATTCAATAAACTCTTTCAGGGCATCCAACGACCGGATAGAAATCATATTATTTTTTTGTTTTTTATCTTTGATCTTCTGTTGTAAAGGCGGCAAAAGGCCAAAGTTTATATTCATCGGTTGAAAATTTTCCGGATTGGCCGTTGTTATATAATAACATAATGATCCGTGAGCTGTATCCCTTGGGAAAACCCGCGGGGTTAAGCCTTGACACAGGCGGGCGGCATTCATTCCAGCTACCAAACCGACGGCGGCAGATTCTACATATCCTTCCACCCCTGTTATCTGCCCGGCGAACAGAATTCCTGGCTCCTTGACTATTTGCAGCGTCGGCTGCAAAATCCGCGGCGAGTTTATGAAGGTATTGCGATGCATAACACCAAACCTGACAAACTCTGCCTTCTCCAGCCCGGGAATCATTCGAAAAACTCGCTGCTGCTCGGACCACTTTAAATGAGTCTGGAAACCAACCAAATTATAAAGCGTACCGTCAAAATTATCCTGCCGCAGTTGAACAACGGCAAAAGGTAATTCTCCCGTTGCGGGATGCCTTAGACCTACGGGTTTTAAAGGCCCGTAACGCATGGTATCAATACCTCTGGCTGCCATTGCCTCAATCGGCATACATCCTTCAAAAAATATAGCCTTCTCAAATTCTTTGATCGGCGCTGCCTCCGCATGCGTCAATTCAAACCAAAATTGTTCATATTGTTCTTTATTCAGCGGGCAGTTTAAATAGTCCGCATCACCCTTGTCATAACGGGAAGCTCGATAAATTTTTTGCCAGTTTAGGGAATCGGAACTTACTATGGGTGCGGCTGCATCGTAGAAATATAAGTATTCGCATCCAGTCAGTTTGCCAATGGCTTTCGAAAAAGCGGGGGACGTAAGGGGACCAGTGGCAATAACCAGCGGACGGCCGGTAGGAATATCCGTAATTTCATTATAAAAAATTTTTACTTTATTGTGATTAACCAGCGAATTTGTTATATAGCTGCTAAACGCCTGGCGATCCACCGCCAAAGCGCCACCGGCGGGAACACTCGTAAGATCAGCCGCTTTCATTACAAGTGAATCCAACCGACGCATTTCTTCCTTGAGGAGTCCCACGGCGTTATTTAGCCCGGCCGCCCGCAATGAGTTGCTGCATACTAACTCTGCAAACATGCCGGTATGATGAGCCGGAGTCATTACTCCCGGACGCATCTCATATAATTCCACTTCAATTCCAGCCTGAGCAATCTGCCAGGCTGCTTCGCTTCCTGCCAG
This window of the Methylomusa anaerophila genome carries:
- the fliF gene encoding flagellar basal-body MS-ring/collar protein FliF, producing MAEWKEQSLRLWQNLSKKQRYFIIGSAVFIFLAILVWSYWWGGRPDNVPLFTNLDAKDAGEVAAKLKEMKIPYEIGNNGSAILVSSKDVHKVRLELARQGLPRGNKGFELFDQNKFGATEFQNKVNLLQAIQGELTRTIEQMDEVEKARVHIVMPEDSLYKKNEKPATASIMLKLRPSAQLTHDQIKGIVNLVAHSVQGLKPENITVVDNYARVLNDQGDSPQSAGPQTLTQFDLTKKIQDELQKNVQSLLDQTIGVGRSAARVNVELNFDQRTFDKQTFEPVVDDKGIIRSSQELAENYNGTTPNPVGGVPGTTTNIPGYVTSNNTQSNYEKKEVTRNYEINETKEKVVSAPGTIKRLTVAVLVDTAVPRPQQDSIARTVASAIGINASRGDTIAVESIPFGNDVLDKQRKDEEELAKQQQQAFLLKAGLVVLAILVALYLLRLYVQRRQKEEAKAAAFESQTLDELAAAEDEAFISQSEERDETRRSIEKLAKSRPEEVAQLLKAWLAEE
- the fliE gene encoding flagellar hook-basal body complex protein FliE — translated: MGIEQLALQPVTGRIAPEINTAVSTEKPEKPFTQFLSEALSEVNNLQQQSRQASLNLALGKIQDISEVTIAAEKASVALQLTMQVRSKIIDAYQEVMRMQV
- the flgC gene encoding flagellar basal body rod protein FlgC, producing MNMFRAIDCAASGMTAERLRMDVISNNIANVNTTRTAAGGPYRRQMVVFEPREGQMSFGEMLSNNMETVGSGVRVVEISKDDSPPKLVFDPNHPDANRDGYVEMPNVNIVAEMVDMITATRAYEANVATVNAAKSMAAKALEIGK
- the flgB gene encoding flagellar basal body rod protein FlgB; the encoded protein is MSLRSSKTTINDKQATIFVEIWRPFIKKRPFFVELQQNKTKDLCQVNEYITISERIFARNGELCIRLELNFTKYIIIPQNWLLFWEIIMGGLQVLNSLVGSTQVKVLEQALNASSFRQRVISNNIANVDTPGFKKSEVSFEDQLNKAIGVNNEKKLPLVRTNGRHLPLPLQGTDIAPEIQTITNTSLRNDGNNVDIDIEMASLAKNSIYYDALAQQMNRYFSGIKSAINEGRR
- the codY gene encoding GTP-sensing pleiotropic transcriptional regulator CodY, whose product is MSLLLERTRAINKLLQKSENVEYGEISHVLSDVMAANVYIVNKDGTILGYALLDDFECDVMKDKVLQKGLFPERYVEWLLKIDQTSPNLPLEAGECTFSSGVQCLFNDKFTTIVPIHGVGERIATLIVAKFHNQFTDDDLILAEYGATVVGMEILRDRSGKIEEEARKKATVQVALGTLSYSELEAVMHILSELEGNEGLLVASKIADRVGITRSVIVNALRKFESAGVIESKSLGMKGTYIKVLNERLLDELKKLKNNNK
- the hslU gene encoding ATP-dependent protease ATPase subunit HslU → MQELTPKQIVAELDKFIIGQRQAKKSVAIALRNRWRSKRLPDAIKEEIIPKNILMIGPTGVGKTEIARRLAKLVNAPFVKVEATKFTEIGYVGRDVESMVRDLVETSIRMVKQDKMTEVMDKARELANERIVEYFVPSGKKESPRNPFEILFAGGTAANPSKQEGSEEEPALETGRKWWRTRLESGELEEELIEITVEDNSQPVMGMFAGSGIEEMGINIQDMLGNLLPKKQKRRKVSVANARKIFIQEEAQKLIDMDEVTMQAVAIAENSGIIFLDEIDKIAGRGHSSGPDVSREGVQRDILPIVEGSTVVTKYGPVKTDHILFIAAGAFHVSKPSDLIPELQGRFPIRVELTNLSKEDFKQILTEPANALIKQYVSLLETEGIAISFSEDAIDELAETASKVNAQTENIGARRLHTILEKLLEDLAYEAPDVKEKTVTIDRLYVKQKLDPIVVNQDLSHFIL
- the hslV gene encoding ATP-dependent protease subunit HslV is translated as MFHATTIVAVRHEGRTAIGGDGQVTFGGNTVMKHNAKKVRRLYNGKVLAGFAGSVADAFTLFTKFEGKLDEYNGNMMRAAVELAKEWRMDRVLRRLEALLIVVDSEHLLIISGNGEVIEPDDGITAIGSGGPYALAAARALLKYSTLTVAEIVYNALEIAAGICVYTNNHITVEEL
- the xerC gene encoding tyrosine recombinase XerC → MTNSDKLEQAYRLLDKFIFYLKVEKNASPHTVKNYQADLLHFLTFAETSGSTAYLLFPDISPIHIRSYLANLKGENYARSTIMRKIAALRSFFRYLCRENILIENPCNSIRTPKLEKKLPEFLDAIEMEDLLQLPAGDPFGIRDKALLEFLYATGVRVSEVAGLTLKDVDLVSRCVLVSGKGSKERIVLMGRSAAAALEQYLLQSRPHFYCNRNLTSIREHDTFFVNNKGGALTDRSIRRIVSKYVHILAIAKKVSPHTIRHTFATHLLDNGADLRTVQELLGHVNLSTTQLYTHVTTARLKAAYKGAHPRA
- the trmFO gene encoding methylenetetrahydrofolate--tRNA-(uracil(54)-C(5))-methyltransferase (FADH(2)-oxidizing) TrmFO; the encoded protein is MSKVTVIGAGLAGSEAAWQIAQAGIEVELYEMRPGVMTPAHHTGMFAELVCSNSLRAAGLNNAVGLLKEEMRRLDSLVMKAADLTSVPAGGALAVDRQAFSSYITNSLVNHNKVKIFYNEITDIPTGRPLVIATGPLTSPAFSKAIGKLTGCEYLYFYDAAAPIVSSDSLNWQKIYRASRYDKGDADYLNCPLNKEQYEQFWFELTHAEAAPIKEFEKAIFFEGCMPIEAMAARGIDTMRYGPLKPVGLRHPATGELPFAVVQLRQDNFDGTLYNLVGFQTHLKWSEQQRVFRMIPGLEKAEFVRFGVMHRNTFINSPRILQPTLQIVKEPGILFAGQITGVEGYVESAAVGLVAGMNAARLCQGLTPRVFPRDTAHGSLCYYITTANPENFQPMNINFGLLPPLQQKIKDKKQKNNMISIRSLDALKEFIE